One window from the genome of Bacillota bacterium encodes:
- a CDS encoding putrescine aminotransferase, whose amino-acid sequence MSEKLINALSYSEKVLDFISKKNLTDDDINWITNETLQGFKEHCNPGFLEYRKSVSTDYKAVEWSDSGTGFTDINGRRYVDCLGGYGVYNVGHRHPKVVEAVKNQLERQALHSQELLDPLRAMLAKIVALITPGDLQYSFFTNSGTESIEGALKLARLHTGRPGVIAAVGGYHGKSLGSLSAAGKSVFRKPYLPLLPYFQHIPFGDADILKKTISSSFAVGQEIAAVILEPIQGEGGVVIPPEEYFAHVREICDEFGVLLIVDEVQTGMGRTGMMFAIEHYGIVPDILCLGKSFGGGVMPIGAYVSTSEIWQQMMPNPFLHSTTFGGNPLACAAAIAGIQVIIDEGIVEQAAEKGSYILPKLQRIARKYPALKEARGKGLLIGLEFTDDLTGYKVARGLFENGILVAGTLNNASTIRIEPALTISIEEIDQVVEMIEKVTKKVSDN is encoded by the coding sequence TTGAGTGAAAAACTGATCAACGCACTTAGCTATAGTGAAAAAGTTCTCGACTTTATTTCAAAAAAAAATTTAACAGATGATGATATTAACTGGATCACCAACGAGACGCTGCAGGGTTTTAAAGAACACTGTAATCCCGGTTTTTTGGAATACCGCAAATCGGTTTCAACCGATTACAAGGCGGTGGAATGGTCTGACAGCGGTACCGGATTTACCGATATTAACGGAAGAAGATATGTTGATTGCCTTGGTGGTTATGGAGTATACAATGTTGGGCATCGCCATCCAAAAGTGGTGGAAGCGGTCAAAAATCAACTGGAGCGACAGGCGCTGCACAGCCAGGAACTGCTCGATCCACTGCGGGCAATGCTGGCAAAAATCGTTGCCTTGATTACCCCGGGAGATCTCCAGTATTCATTTTTTACCAACAGCGGCACAGAATCAATTGAGGGCGCTTTAAAGCTGGCCAGGCTGCATACAGGCAGACCAGGGGTTATCGCTGCTGTTGGAGGATATCACGGCAAATCACTGGGTTCTCTCAGCGCCGCAGGTAAATCGGTTTTCCGTAAACCTTATTTGCCCCTCCTGCCCTATTTTCAGCATATCCCCTTTGGTGATGCCGACATCCTGAAGAAAACTATATCCAGCTCCTTTGCTGTCGGCCAGGAAATTGCCGCCGTAATTCTTGAACCGATCCAGGGCGAAGGAGGAGTTGTTATCCCCCCTGAAGAATATTTCGCTCACGTTCGGGAAATTTGTGACGAGTTTGGTGTTTTGTTAATTGTCGACGAAGTTCAAACGGGCATGGGCCGGACGGGAATGATGTTTGCCATTGAACATTATGGTATAGTCCCCGACATTTTGTGCCTGGGAAAATCTTTCGGTGGTGGAGTTATGCCAATAGGGGCATATGTTTCAACCTCAGAAATCTGGCAGCAAATGATGCCCAATCCGTTCCTGCATTCAACAACTTTCGGCGGCAACCCCCTTGCCTGTGCGGCTGCAATAGCGGGAATACAGGTGATCATTGATGAAGGAATCGTCGAGCAGGCTGCTGAAAAGGGCAGTTATATCTTACCCAAGCTACAGCGTATAGCCCGAAAATATCCAGCTCTAAAAGAGGCCCGTGGAAAAGGGCTGTTGATCGGTCTGGAATTCACTGATGATCTAACCGGTTACAAAGTAGCCCGTGGCCTTTTCGAAAACGGGATACTGGTTGCCGGAACGCTGAATAATGCATCAACGATCAGGATCGAACCGGCCCTGACGATCAGTATCGAGGAGATCGATCAGGTGGTGGAGATGATTGAAAAGGTTACAAAAAAAGTATCTGATAATTAA
- a CDS encoding aldehyde ferredoxin oxidoreductase family protein: MAYTGKVLRVNLSTGKATTESLNEQWANDYLGGKGLSIKYLYEELEPGIDPLSEENKLILMTGPMTGTIIPNSGKLAIAAKSPATGTILDCSIGGHISAEIKYSGYDAVIIEGKSKIPVYLYIEDDKVELRSAAGIWGKGAHETEHIIADTLGDVVTMAIGQAGENLIPMACISSELYRQAGRGGIGAVMGSKNLKAISVRGTKGIKIPNTRKFSAAMNKIKREDTMTDDNMWAYSDGTPMIVDLSQSTGILPTRNFQEGTFDDYEGVNSEAVKSFLKAKKACFACPLACSNYVVKGNTRVEGPEYETLALCGSNCGIGDLEAVMEFNRLCDDHCLDTISAGNAVAFAMELTEKSIHDFDIRFGQVERYLEMPGLIARKEGVGADLAMGVRAMAEKYGGSDFAMQVKGLEIPGYEPRGSWSMGLAYGTADRGACHMRAWPAAVEAFGDIDPFTSEGKAKLVIDLQEINSVKFSAIFCDFWALSTERMAEILSSLLNREISADDLIKIGERINNLARLFNEREGFVRKDDYLPERIYKEELTTGATEGKLLPREEYEKMLSEYYKLRGWEDNGRISKAKKTELNL, translated from the coding sequence ATGGCCTATACCGGAAAAGTATTAAGAGTTAATCTGTCAACCGGAAAAGCTACAACCGAATCGTTGAATGAGCAGTGGGCAAATGATTATCTTGGCGGCAAAGGGCTGAGTATCAAATATCTCTACGAAGAACTGGAACCGGGTATTGATCCTCTATCTGAAGAAAATAAACTGATTTTGATGACCGGACCGATGACGGGTACGATTATACCCAACTCGGGGAAGCTCGCTATCGCCGCTAAATCACCGGCCACAGGCACAATTCTAGACTGTTCTATTGGCGGTCACATATCTGCCGAAATAAAATACTCCGGTTATGATGCTGTCATCATTGAAGGTAAATCTAAAATACCGGTTTATCTCTATATTGAAGACGATAAAGTTGAACTGCGCAGTGCCGCAGGGATCTGGGGTAAAGGCGCTCATGAAACAGAGCATATAATTGCCGATACTCTGGGAGATGTAGTTACCATGGCAATCGGACAGGCCGGAGAAAATCTTATCCCCATGGCCTGCATCAGTTCTGAACTATACCGGCAGGCCGGTCGCGGAGGTATTGGCGCCGTTATGGGCAGTAAAAACCTGAAAGCAATTTCTGTCAGGGGTACCAAGGGGATTAAAATACCCAATACCCGTAAATTTTCTGCTGCCATGAATAAAATAAAGCGTGAAGATACGATGACCGATGATAACATGTGGGCTTACAGTGACGGGACCCCCATGATTGTCGATTTAAGCCAGTCAACCGGGATCCTTCCTACCCGCAACTTTCAGGAAGGTACTTTTGACGATTATGAAGGTGTAAATTCCGAAGCAGTTAAAAGTTTCCTTAAAGCCAAAAAAGCCTGTTTCGCCTGCCCGTTGGCCTGCAGCAACTATGTCGTTAAAGGTAACACCCGGGTTGAGGGACCGGAATATGAAACACTTGCGCTTTGTGGATCCAACTGCGGAATAGGTGATCTGGAAGCAGTAATGGAATTTAATCGTCTTTGCGATGATCACTGTTTAGATACAATATCGGCCGGTAACGCTGTTGCCTTTGCCATGGAACTTACTGAAAAGAGCATCCATGACTTTGACATCAGGTTCGGCCAGGTGGAAAGATATTTGGAAATGCCCGGATTAATTGCCCGTAAAGAAGGCGTTGGCGCTGATCTGGCCATGGGAGTCAGGGCCATGGCAGAAAAGTATGGAGGCTCTGACTTTGCCATGCAGGTAAAAGGCCTTGAAATACCGGGTTACGAGCCGAGAGGATCATGGTCAATGGGGCTGGCTTACGGCACTGCCGACCGCGGAGCCTGTCACATGAGAGCCTGGCCGGCTGCTGTGGAAGCATTCGGAGATATTGATCCTTTTACCAGCGAAGGTAAGGCTAAACTGGTTATTGATCTGCAAGAAATTAATTCAGTTAAATTCTCAGCTATATTCTGTGATTTTTGGGCTCTCAGCACCGAGCGAATGGCTGAAATTCTGAGTTCACTTCTGAACAGGGAAATTTCTGCCGATGATCTGATCAAAATCGGAGAGCGGATTAATAACCTAGCCCGCCTTTTCAACGAAAGGGAAGGCTTCGTGCGTAAAGATGATTACCTGCCCGAGCGCATATATAAAGAAGAACTGACCACCGGTGCAACTGAAGGCAAACTTCTGCCGCGAGAGGAATACGAAAAAATGCTCTCTGAATATTACAAACTGCGCGGTTGGGAAGACAATGGCCGGATAAGCAAAGCCAAGAAAACAGAATTGAACCTTTAG
- a CDS encoding saccharopine dehydrogenase NADP-binding domain-containing protein, whose amino-acid sequence MKLLIIGSGGVGQSTAMIIKRAGEEGSWAEKVVLADYKLPRAEEVAAMCSDYRFVAEKVDAGNAESIKELIKKHQIDFVMNAVEPVFNENIFDTCLECNVGYIDCAMTLSKKHPEKPYELTNVKLGDYQFARHKDWQKAGLMAIVGSGVEPGMANVYAKFAAKHLFDTIDEINVRDGDNYEIPGYEGVAFGFSIWTTIEECLNPPVIWEKDRGWYCTEVFSEPEIFSFPGGIGDVEVINIEHEEVILIPREIDCNRVTFKFGVPREMRALLLNLQDCGMDSATRKIKVGESEITPRDFLVKVVPNPLELAPKMIGKGCAGTWVTGKKDGMRRSVYLYQVADNQECYKKYRTNSVVAQTAFSPVIMLELAAKGIWDLKGVHGPESFDPDPYIARMAKYEFPGGLLEMDSEYSEKLNMKKLLEA is encoded by the coding sequence TTGAAATTACTTATTATCGGCTCGGGAGGTGTGGGGCAATCGACAGCAATGATCATCAAACGGGCCGGAGAAGAAGGCTCCTGGGCAGAAAAAGTTGTCCTGGCTGATTATAAACTGCCCAGAGCTGAAGAGGTTGCCGCCATGTGTAGCGACTACCGGTTTGTCGCCGAAAAGGTTGATGCGGGTAATGCAGAAAGTATCAAAGAGCTGATTAAAAAACATCAGATTGATTTTGTGATGAATGCGGTTGAGCCGGTTTTCAACGAAAATATTTTCGACACATGCCTGGAATGCAATGTAGGCTATATAGACTGTGCAATGACTTTATCTAAAAAGCATCCGGAAAAACCTTACGAGTTGACCAACGTCAAGTTGGGTGACTACCAGTTTGCCAGGCATAAAGATTGGCAAAAAGCAGGTTTGATGGCTATAGTCGGTTCAGGAGTTGAACCCGGTATGGCCAATGTTTATGCCAAGTTTGCAGCCAAGCATCTTTTTGATACCATCGATGAAATAAACGTTCGGGATGGAGACAATTACGAAATACCCGGGTATGAGGGCGTAGCTTTCGGTTTTTCAATCTGGACTACTATAGAAGAGTGTCTCAATCCGCCTGTTATATGGGAAAAGGATCGCGGCTGGTACTGTACTGAAGTTTTTTCTGAACCGGAGATCTTCTCTTTTCCGGGTGGAATAGGCGACGTTGAAGTGATCAATATCGAGCATGAAGAGGTTATCCTCATCCCCAGAGAGATCGACTGTAACAGGGTTACCTTTAAGTTCGGGGTTCCCCGTGAAATGAGGGCATTGCTGCTCAATCTTCAGGACTGCGGAATGGATAGCGCCACCAGGAAAATCAAGGTTGGAGAAAGTGAAATAACTCCACGGGATTTTCTGGTTAAAGTTGTTCCGAACCCCCTTGAACTTGCACCAAAAATGATCGGTAAAGGTTGTGCCGGGACCTGGGTAACCGGGAAAAAAGACGGGATGAGAAGATCAGTTTACCTTTACCAGGTAGCAGACAACCAGGAGTGTTACAAGAAATACAGGACAAATTCTGTTGTAGCACAGACTGCATTCAGTCCGGTAATCATGCTCGAGTTGGCTGCCAAAGGAATTTGGGATTTGAAAGGGGTCCACGGGCCTGAATCCTTCGATCCGGATCCATATATAGCAAGGATGGCCAAATACGAATTTCCGGGAGGCCTCCTAGAAATGGACTCGGAATACAGCGAAAAACTTAATATGAAAAAATTGCTGGAAGCATAA
- the speE gene encoding polyamine aminopropyltransferase, whose product MSPLEWNWYIEYTTDYHGYLYAIKQYLFNGVTPFQKVDIIETYTYGKMLILDGKTQSAEFDEHIYHEALVHPAAVMHGNPKKVMVMGGGEGAIIREICRYKNIDEIVMVDIDRTVVEMCREHLPEWHQGSFDDSRVELLHMDARKYLEETDRKFDIIYSDLTEPAEEGPSKLLFTREFYKMVKTRLNPGGILVVQSGGFSTDYLSIHGAIRNTLNLNFPYVRSYHTFIPSFDCSWGYMIACENRTNFDLKREEVDRRLDGISDQLKFYDGETHEGMFCVPKDIRLALDKDRAIIEDEKPLSF is encoded by the coding sequence ATGTCTCCATTGGAATGGAACTGGTACATTGAATATACCACTGATTATCATGGTTACCTTTATGCGATTAAACAATATCTGTTCAACGGTGTAACCCCTTTCCAGAAAGTTGACATTATCGAAACTTATACTTATGGTAAGATGCTAATACTTGATGGTAAAACTCAGTCAGCTGAGTTTGATGAGCACATTTACCATGAAGCTTTAGTTCATCCGGCAGCGGTCATGCATGGGAATCCGAAAAAGGTTATGGTCATGGGTGGGGGAGAAGGTGCAATAATCAGGGAAATTTGCCGTTACAAAAATATTGATGAGATAGTAATGGTTGACATTGACCGCACAGTAGTTGAAATGTGCCGTGAACATCTCCCGGAGTGGCATCAGGGTAGTTTTGATGACAGCCGGGTCGAACTGCTGCATATGGATGCAAGGAAATATCTCGAAGAAACTGATCGAAAGTTCGATATTATCTACAGTGACTTGACGGAGCCTGCTGAAGAAGGTCCATCCAAACTCTTGTTCACCCGTGAATTTTATAAAATGGTTAAAACCAGGCTCAATCCCGGTGGGATACTGGTTGTTCAGTCAGGAGGATTCAGTACTGATTATCTGAGTATTCACGGGGCGATCAGAAATACTCTCAACCTCAATTTTCCTTATGTTCGATCGTACCATACCTTTATTCCTTCGTTTGACTGCTCCTGGGGCTACATGATTGCCTGTGAAAATCGAACCAATTTTGATCTTAAACGGGAAGAGGTCGACAGGCGCTTGGATGGGATTTCCGACCAACTGAAATTTTATGATGGCGAAACCCACGAAGGGATGTTTTGTGTCCCCAAAGATATACGCCTTGCTCTTGATAAAGACCGGGCAATCATCGAGGACGAAAAACCGCTATCCTTCTGA
- a CDS encoding DUF6125 family protein: MDLKKFSREELEQLLSDFAKRWLAHDGLWFQQVEKAHGMDEAIRLDIGAWERFTVIEAERIMAFLGIGKGGGLSALKKALQLRLYAFINIQEISEPDESTIIFKMVDCRVQSARRRKQLPEFPCRPVGLVEYSGFAKTIDPRIETRCLHCPPDEHPEDSFCAWEFTLNEE, translated from the coding sequence GTGGATCTGAAGAAGTTTAGTCGTGAAGAACTGGAGCAGTTGTTGAGTGATTTTGCAAAGAGGTGGTTGGCTCATGATGGGCTTTGGTTCCAGCAGGTCGAAAAAGCTCATGGTATGGATGAAGCTATCAGACTGGATATTGGAGCCTGGGAACGTTTTACGGTAATTGAAGCTGAAAGAATTATGGCCTTTCTCGGGATTGGGAAGGGAGGGGGCTTGTCTGCCTTGAAGAAAGCACTTCAGTTGAGACTTTATGCGTTTATAAACATACAGGAAATCTCTGAGCCGGATGAAAGTACAATTATTTTTAAAATGGTGGACTGCAGGGTTCAATCAGCCCGGAGACGTAAACAGCTCCCCGAATTTCCCTGCCGCCCGGTGGGGCTTGTTGAGTACAGCGGTTTTGCAAAAACCATTGATCCCCGGATTGAAACCAGGTGCCTGCACTGCCCCCCGGATGAACATCCCGAAGATAGTTTCTGCGCCTGGGAATTTACTTTAAATGAAGAATAA
- a CDS encoding sigma 54-interacting transcriptional regulator translates to MTGLMRIQPMVQDLAEAIAAALSIEVEIVDEELTVVAGSSCYKEKIGQKEELGLLDSDFLYARTLRSGKSFVVNDPISDPGYDPSSLEGTTPEMAEICSPILLDHNVIGVIGLVAFDKMQKEKLISKTGAVLSFLQHLSRFLAAKVSESEAVDRLTRVSIELSTILETIHEGALAIDANGVVTHSNTTAEKLLRLNRNEILGKNLGDFWVDTPALEVLKTGKEYIEKEEFYQAKGRRSMHFIVSVRPIPGPDRPDGAVVSFRDISEARRLIYDLSATAMDYTFEDIIGESKSILQVKEQALRVAAGNSTVLITGESGTGKEIFARAIHSASTRKEGPFISVNCGAIPETLLESELFGYEGGAFTGARKEGKAGKFELANEGTIFLDEIGEMPLHLQVKLLHVLQNREVERVGGSKKIPVDVRIIAASNRDLENMMHEGNFRKDLYFRLSVIPLHIPPLKERREDIPALVERCLDKYAPMLNKKFNAIDPDAIKCLLHYHWPGNVRELENAVEYAVNMASGDTVTLMSLPPRIRETETDKIMTADLPLKDRVKEYEKIILHEYLQRYGTSFESKNDIAEKLDISRATLYRKLAELGLSNK, encoded by the coding sequence ATGACCGGATTGATGCGTATACAACCGATGGTTCAGGACCTTGCGGAAGCGATAGCAGCAGCGCTTTCAATTGAGGTTGAAATAGTGGATGAAGAACTGACCGTAGTTGCCGGCAGCAGCTGCTACAAAGAAAAAATAGGGCAAAAAGAAGAACTGGGCCTTCTGGATAGTGATTTTTTATATGCCAGAACATTACGCAGCGGGAAGTCGTTTGTGGTGAATGACCCGATCAGTGATCCCGGATACGATCCATCTTCACTTGAGGGGACTACTCCTGAGATGGCCGAAATTTGTTCACCCATCCTTTTGGATCATAACGTTATCGGGGTTATAGGCTTGGTTGCTTTTGATAAAATGCAGAAGGAGAAGCTGATTTCCAAAACAGGAGCGGTCTTATCTTTTCTGCAGCATTTAAGCCGGTTTCTGGCAGCCAAGGTATCAGAAAGCGAAGCAGTTGATCGCCTGACCAGGGTTTCAATTGAGCTTTCTACAATACTTGAAACTATTCATGAAGGAGCTCTGGCTATTGATGCCAATGGTGTGGTTACACATTCCAATACAACTGCAGAAAAGTTATTGAGACTAAACCGGAATGAAATTCTTGGCAAAAACCTGGGTGATTTCTGGGTAGATACTCCGGCGCTGGAAGTTTTGAAAACAGGTAAGGAATATATAGAAAAAGAAGAATTTTACCAGGCCAAAGGTCGTCGAAGTATGCACTTTATAGTTTCAGTGCGTCCCATCCCGGGACCTGACAGGCCTGACGGCGCTGTCGTCTCATTTCGTGATATATCCGAAGCTCGCAGGCTGATCTATGATCTTAGCGCAACGGCTATGGATTATACTTTTGAAGATATAATCGGCGAAAGCAAATCGATCCTGCAGGTTAAAGAACAGGCTCTGAGAGTTGCCGCCGGAAATTCAACGGTCCTTATTACCGGAGAGAGCGGGACAGGTAAAGAAATATTTGCCCGGGCTATACATTCGGCCAGTACCAGAAAAGAAGGTCCCTTTATCAGCGTCAACTGCGGAGCAATTCCGGAAACACTTCTGGAGAGTGAACTGTTTGGATACGAGGGAGGAGCTTTTACCGGGGCAAGAAAAGAGGGTAAGGCAGGCAAATTTGAACTGGCCAACGAAGGGACAATTTTCCTTGATGAAATCGGTGAAATGCCACTGCACCTGCAGGTTAAACTTCTGCATGTCCTGCAAAACAGGGAAGTTGAAAGGGTTGGTGGTTCAAAGAAAATCCCTGTTGATGTAAGGATAATTGCCGCCTCCAACCGTGATTTGGAAAATATGATGCACGAAGGAAATTTTCGTAAAGATCTCTATTTTCGCCTGAGTGTAATTCCCCTGCATATCCCCCCCTTGAAAGAACGCCGAGAGGATATTCCGGCCCTGGTTGAGAGATGTCTCGATAAATATGCTCCCATGCTGAACAAAAAGTTTAATGCAATCGATCCGGACGCCATCAAGTGTTTGCTGCACTATCACTGGCCGGGAAATGTGCGGGAACTTGAGAATGCTGTGGAGTATGCTGTAAATATGGCTTCTGGAGATACTGTTACGCTGATGAGTCTGCCGCCCAGAATAAGGGAAACAGAGACTGATAAGATTATGACGGCAGATCTACCTCTGAAAGACCGGGTAAAAGAATATGAAAAAATTATACTGCATGAATACCTGCAGAGATATGGCACATCTTTTGAGAGCAAAAATGATATTGCCGAAAAACTTGATATAAGCCGCGCAACTTTATATCGCAAGCTGGCCGAACTCGGTCTCTCAAACAAATAA
- a CDS encoding desulfoferrodoxin FeS4 iron-binding domain-containing protein has protein sequence MATAVGEVYKCQVCTNVVKVLEDGVGTLVCCDEPMELVEE, from the coding sequence ATGGCTACTGCAGTTGGCGAGGTATATAAGTGTCAGGTATGCACCAATGTCGTAAAGGTTCTGGAAGATGGGGTAGGTACCCTGGTTTGTTGTGATGAGCCGATGGAATTGGTAGAAGAGTAG
- a CDS encoding alpha-amylase family glycosyl hydrolase — MGIDAIWFSPFFTSPDFDYGYDVADYRDIDPRYGTLQDFDLLLYEAHRRGIRILLDLVVNHTSHLHPWFVESRSSRSNPKRQWYIWKDGRGPGNRVPNNWRNNFFGPAWTFDEETGQYYLHSFLKEQPDLNWDNPEVREAIADVIRFWLDRGVDGFRLDVPHIYCKDKYFRNNPPFYACERSKTSVPLSDRLLMSNIMKLLSLPELQKRKYNQHQPETHEVLKGFRSVFNSYSGITSVGEVITDDPSQLVSYYGRGNDELHMNFYFELLHCRWTAGAFKRCVDRWEASLPPEAWPAYAFSNHDVIRTASRYDRGGKGWKRARMLVLMLMTFRGSPFIYYGEEIAMKEVRLPREDLRDPIGVRWFPFHRGRDGCRTPMLWDNGPNGGFSKQQPWLPVSPEADTLNVSAQESDPDSHLNFFKQLIWLRKGLPALLGGRYESLTEGIPGEIYAYLRKHEKQNLLIALNFSSRKQEFVLSKSKGIKQLIISTDPDRKEIGRAGSITLEPEEGILVDLN; from the coding sequence CTGGGTATCGATGCTATATGGTTCAGCCCTTTTTTTACCAGCCCTGATTTTGATTACGGTTACGATGTTGCCGATTACCGTGACATTGATCCGCGATATGGGACCCTGCAGGATTTCGACCTGCTTCTTTATGAGGCACATAGAAGAGGGATCAGAATTTTGCTGGACCTGGTTGTCAACCACACATCACATCTACACCCCTGGTTTGTAGAATCCCGTTCTTCCAGGAGCAATCCAAAAAGGCAATGGTATATATGGAAAGATGGCCGAGGCCCCGGTAACAGGGTGCCGAATAACTGGCGTAACAATTTTTTCGGACCGGCCTGGACCTTCGATGAAGAAACAGGACAATATTACCTGCATTCATTTTTAAAGGAACAGCCAGATCTGAACTGGGATAACCCGGAGGTTCGCGAAGCTATAGCCGATGTTATAAGATTTTGGCTTGACCGTGGTGTTGACGGATTCAGGCTTGATGTGCCCCATATCTATTGCAAGGACAAGTATTTCCGGAACAATCCTCCATTTTATGCCTGCGAGCGCTCTAAAACGAGTGTTCCTTTGAGTGATCGTCTTTTGATGTCAAACATCATGAAACTGTTGTCGCTGCCGGAACTGCAAAAACGAAAATATAACCAACACCAACCGGAGACTCACGAGGTGCTCAAAGGCTTTCGAAGTGTATTTAATTCATATTCCGGTATAACCAGTGTGGGTGAGGTAATCACTGATGATCCCAGTCAATTGGTTTCGTATTACGGAAGAGGTAACGATGAACTGCATATGAATTTTTATTTTGAATTACTGCACTGCCGGTGGACAGCCGGGGCATTTAAAAGGTGTGTTGATCGATGGGAAGCTTCACTTCCGCCAGAGGCCTGGCCCGCCTATGCTTTCAGCAATCATGATGTAATTAGGACAGCCAGCCGTTATGATCGGGGTGGAAAGGGCTGGAAAAGGGCCCGCATGCTGGTGTTGATGCTGATGACCTTCAGGGGCTCGCCATTTATTTATTACGGTGAAGAAATTGCGATGAAAGAAGTGAGACTGCCCAGAGAAGATTTACGTGATCCCATCGGAGTCAGATGGTTTCCCTTTCATCGCGGGCGGGATGGCTGCCGGACACCAATGCTGTGGGATAATGGACCGAACGGTGGTTTTTCCAAGCAACAGCCATGGCTGCCGGTCAGTCCGGAAGCCGACACATTAAATGTATCTGCCCAGGAAAGCGATCCTGATTCGCATCTTAACTTCTTCAAACAGTTAATCTGGCTTCGTAAAGGCTTGCCTGCCCTGTTGGGTGGCAGATATGAAAGTTTAACAGAAGGTATTCCCGGGGAAATATATGCCTATCTTCGAAAACATGAAAAGCAAAACCTACTGATAGCGCTTAACTTTTCTTCCAGAAAGCAGGAATTTGTTCTGTCGAAGAGTAAGGGAATAAAACAACTGATTATTTCCACTGATCCTGATCGCAAAGAAATCGGCCGGGCCGGCTCGATAACTCTCGAACCGGAAGAAGGTATATTAGTCGACCTTAATTAA
- a CDS encoding metalloregulator ArsR/SmtB family transcription factor — MDITAEMSLIKEKANLLKALSNPVRLCIVKELLHRDTCNVSNMQNCMQLSQSTVSQHLGRLRDLGIVVGDRRGTEVFYSVASEEAAAVIRALFNISE; from the coding sequence ATGGATATAACAGCAGAAATGTCTTTGATAAAAGAAAAGGCAAATTTATTGAAGGCACTTTCCAATCCTGTCCGACTCTGTATAGTAAAGGAATTATTACACAGAGATACATGCAATGTTTCCAACATGCAAAATTGTATGCAGTTGTCGCAATCAACAGTATCTCAGCACCTGGGAAGGCTTAGAGATCTTGGTATTGTAGTGGGGGATCGGCGGGGAACAGAAGTATTTTACAGTGTGGCAAGTGAAGAAGCTGCTGCTGTTATCAGGGCTCTTTTCAATATATCAGAATAG
- a CDS encoding 4Fe-4S binding protein, translating to MKALFFHAEKCIGCKLCHLACSAQNEEEFNPRLARLKITSRYNRDGLVVKGQTCDLCLSCVEACPVDAIILKNDRLSFVEELCTDCGLCVDICPPQVIVKKPKGIGVCVQCRSCANWCPTEALTFEEVNK from the coding sequence TTGAAAGCGCTGTTTTTTCATGCAGAAAAATGTATCGGCTGCAAGCTGTGTCATTTAGCCTGCAGCGCACAAAATGAAGAGGAATTTAATCCCCGTTTAGCTCGGCTGAAGATTACTTCCCGCTACAACCGTGATGGTCTGGTGGTAAAGGGACAAACCTGTGACCTTTGTCTAAGCTGTGTAGAAGCCTGTCCGGTAGATGCGATAATTCTCAAAAACGACCGTCTGTCGTTTGTTGAAGAACTCTGTACTGACTGCGGCCTATGTGTCGATATCTGCCCTCCGCAGGTAATTGTCAAGAAACCGAAGGGGATAGGGGTTTGTGTCCAGTGCCGTAGTTGTGCCAACTGGTGTCCAACAGAGGCGCTAACCTTCGAGGAGGTGAATAAATAA